In Vespula pensylvanica isolate Volc-1 chromosome 2, ASM1446617v1, whole genome shotgun sequence, the genomic window TACttgataatataacaaattggATATCCTCTGTAGGGGTACAAGTATATGCACACATGGATTTTTTCTtgcaacacacacacacatatatatatatacatatatataaaatatacatatatatatatatatatatatataaaaacacttatttttaaacaaaaatgcaATTTGTTGAAATcggttataaaaaaattatattctttaaatatgagatatttatgataatctTTTAATTGTATGGTCCTCTTAGCATGCATTAAATTGCATATCTCTTAatagatttaaaatttttaaaagaaaactatcTAATCTGTGCGCCTTGTACcagtaaagatataaattctaCAGCATTGTGTTAAAAAATTCTGGGATAGATAACAAAGCTAATGCATTTACTTCGTATTATAGTTAACTATTTATaaaacagtttttttttttttttttacaaatcatTAGCAAAAACTTTGcctataataatgaaatacttCATAATGTTACACattgattttctattaaaatcaGTGTTATCATTTCCATGCCTGCTTCTGAGCCTTCTGTGATGCTAATTTCTTCGTTACATatgatgaaattaataatgctGCTAATACTATTACAATGAGATAATAGTCAAAGTCTTCTTTTAACACATCGAATGTCTTAGACGGTGCCACTCGCGTGTAAAATATatctgttaaaaatataacatgaaATGTGTATTTCTTTGTACAGATTGCacaattatcaaaaaaattacttCATTGTAACTTACCTAATCCATATACAAAAACTAAACAGGTACTCTCAAGACCACTAGGACTAGTATGAATGCCTAATACTCGAAATATACTctgattataatttataatagtatCCATATGAATTGGTATTTCAGGCATATATGGTATAACACCTTCTTCGCGCATTTCAGGATTAATTGGACGTCTTGGATCCACCATCATCCATGGTAACTCTATAATTCCACCATTTGCTAGGGAAACTGTTAAATAcagttataatttataattattaagaatatattctttttatgttcagagattattaataaacaaacgtACCTATAATATGTTTACTGGTGATACCTTTCTCTGTAATAGTCTCTCTCATATATTCTATCGAAGCTGGAAAAATGTATGCTTGTCTTTCGACGATCGGTAATTTGGTTGTAGCCAAAGAAGAAAAcacttaaataattaaataaaaatttagatatataatatattatattttttaaatgtaaaggATACTTTTGAATAGTCGCTATTTGATTTACCTGTTGTATTACTCTGTATTTTTCCTTCATAAAGTTCCAATGTTGCAATTTCTGTCCTTCgacttttttcattaaaatagcTATATATTAACCAGTTCTCAGAATGTACTATATGAAATGGACCACGAACTCTTTTATGCACAATGGAAAATATCATGGCACCTGATACTACATCCAGTAAATAAAGGTTGAGTGtatctatattattagtaaaaaaatatataaatatatcatttttacttaattgcatcattttttttttttttttttttttttttttttatgtagaagtattatttttataatatactcaCTTTTGTGAGTATTTCCAACACCTTCTGATACCACTGCTACTAAATTTGgattaatgtatttatataagacAGATCTATCACTTAAAACTCTACCTTGAGAGTGGACACGTTCGATTGGATTTTTTGAGATaacttgtattattttttgattttttggaGAAAGTAATAATTCCCAAACTTTATGAGCTATTAACTcctatagaaaaaattttaagttattattttttaattgtttcattattctatgcaattattaattttttttaagaccTGGGATGTActgtatgaaagagaaaatccaGATAACAAGCCAGTAGTTTGATCTGcagtaaatatataagtactcTTTCCCAGAGAAGCTGCAATAGTAGTTGCACTTTCAGGATAAACATGAATTTTATCTCGTGCATCGAGTATAAGAATGCCTCGTAGAAAATCATCGGTCGTTACATGAAGCAGCATAGATTGTTTTATTCTGTATCCTAATTTTATCAATCCATCTAAAGGCTGTCCAGTAATTGgattgaatgtatatataataccttCTCCAGATacctaagaaaaaaaaatattgtaattattgatagaaataaatcgtattataaaatattacttaaaatGCAAATAACACGGTACTTTATCTTCTGCTAGTAATGCACATTGAGGTGGATAAGGAAAATGTCTACTTCCTCGTTGTACATATAAAACCATTGTATCTGATATTTTGTTAAACCCACGAATATTGGTTATTTTAAGTTGCCAAATAATTTCACCTTTTCTAGTTTCAATACCAAAGatctataaaacgaaataaaaatatattttatatggcaatattataaaactatatagaaattataattcattgtattcttttctatacCTTTCCAGCTGAAGTAACAGCAACAATCATTTTATGCAAATTGAATTTATCTCGTACTAAATCAGTTCGTTGATTAGATTGCTGTGGGACCAAGTCCAACATAGATTGTATAAAAGCTCTTGCTTGATTAAATTgagaaataattcttcttaACATCATACTTAACACATCCCCTGggtataaaaaaagacaaaaacaaattattagaaattaatttaaaaagagtaaaattaagataaaaattaaaaaaatgcatgtttatatctatttattgcAATtgcttaataattattattttaatcatataacAGAAATTAGCATACAGCaggtattttaataattacgatttatCTGCAAATTGgcataataaaattgaatgcatctatatttatagtaaGCACTCTGTTTTTTAATTGCACAtgcataaaatttcttttaaactatgcataaatgtatgtaaaacTATATTTGCtaatagaaaattgttaaatatcaaatgaacattatcttttaataatatagtgcaaacaattattataaacttaatctatttttttaaagcatCCATAAAGGAACACAATTAAATTTAGGCGggtaaacattaatatttctattgtaAATATGTACTGCTAAATCatgcaaatataaattttgtagatAGCAGTAAGagaaatgtttttcaaattaGTTTTTCCTGCTCCACTACTTACATGAAATGTCTACATCAATACCTGCCAGCAGCCATTcacaaaagaaaagttaattaatataacttaagaaatatgttatttttcaGAAATTAATTGCCACTAAATAGTATCAGTTAATCACAACAGTTATTAATAGTTGCAACAGCAAGCTTTCCTGTGAAACTTTCTAAAAAGTAATAACAGTACACAAAATCCTAAAAGTATATGTATCATAAGCATTCTCAATCCATCAGTATATAAACTTTAATAGTTTTAAATACTGATATATTTCCAACTcagtacataaaaaaaaaactattttttaatatgtcatttttttgttcagaAAAACTGTTATGTCTTATACTTcgttttttcccctttttctctctctctctcttttttttccttttgttcccCAATATTTTTGATGGAGAGTATGCATATGCAATTACACTTtgtgattttaattttaatttataattgttaataaaaaattatacatacttTCTTTCTGATCAAATTCTGTTTCAATGGCTTGATCTCTATCTGACATAGgtaattcaataatttcaacAGCTACAATTTTTGCAAGTGCCTCTTCTCTTGCCCATACTAATTTGTTATGTTGCAACAATGCAATACTATGATCTTGTGAACACAACAAATAACGGCATGTTAATCCTTTTGTTTGACGTACACAAACTGATGCCACTATTACAGGTGATAACAATGAAACATGTGAAATGGTACCAGTTATGTTTGGTAGTGGGTTAAATGTCAGAAGATCTGTTGCTACAACTTCTGTAATCTAAATTACAgatatattgattaaaaataaataagattgaATATttgagtatataaaataaaaatcgatctttACTCCATTTTTATAAGTTGATTCTAGCAATACTTTTTGATTATCTATAGAAGTGATATATAGAGTTGTATCACCCGCAATATCTCTTTGAATTGGAACTGAAGTTTCTCCAACCACAagaattcgttttctttgatTGTTATCTGCAGCAATAGATACTACAGCTTCTTCTCCAAGTATAGATTCCAATTGGTATGGTCCTTGTGTCCCAGCACCAAATATGGTATTTATAGTAATCATTTGAGGTTCTATTTTTGTATCAAATAAATGTACTAAAAACAGCATGGCTAAAGAATTGTCCCCCTTTAAGCAAGCTAAATATGGGGCAACTAAAACACatctatgaaaaaagaataatatgatttttatatataaataatatctagataaatatatatcacatagataatataatttatatgaatctTACTCTGTTTCAGAAGTTATAAATGGAGCTGATACTTttcttgattttaatttttcaccaGTTTTACTATCATATGATGTTACCTCAACTCCACTATTGTAGATAGGTAAAATATGGTGCAATGTTCCATCCTTGATATGCCATTTTACTTCTTCTATTCTATAtcacaaaatatttaattttataatatatgaaaaaaagaaattttatataatgtaacataaatattaaaaattttaatcacaTTTCAAGTCATTTTATGACATTGATATCTCATTCTCTAATATTTcctgacaaaaataaaattataaaaataactgatatgaatttaacatttaagttattgtaatatgtatattctttgaAATGTGTAATGTTAAATACATCAATTATTATTGTGCACtgaataaaagcaaaaaccTGTTAGCAGTATATAATCCCAATGTAGAAAAGGATCTAAATGTAGAATCATGTCTGAAAAATCAATTGTAGTCTATAATCAATTCTCTAGGATCCATGGAAGAtgtcaatttttttacaacgaaCGGAATTGtaacaaatgtatttttaaaaaatttcaccatatgattttaacatttcacaattttttttgacTAACCTGTCAGAGTTTTGTTCAGCAATTGGCCATTCATTAAGTATATGCCCTGTAGCTAAATCCCATGCACGAACAAGGGCTGGAACTCCACCACTTACAGATATCAGATCCCCATCTCCAACACCTCCCAATGTACGAATACGACCAGCGTATCCTTTCTCTAATACCCTTCTCCATAATATTTGACctgatgaattaaaaaaaaaatatcattcttttcaattatttatatcaacttCTGCAAAATTTtg contains:
- the LOC122627020 gene encoding ER membrane protein complex subunit 1 isoform X1; protein product: MASFAWTFRGNISRFLTDVQILQYLIVFISLFNLSLCLYEDQVGKFDWKQNYVGKIKFASFDTISTAKKIIVATEENVIAALNLKTGQILWRRVLEKGYAGRIRTLGGVGDGDLISVSGGVPALVRAWDLATGHILNEWPIAEQNSDRHDSTFRSFSTLGLYTANRIEEVKWHIKDGTLHHILPIYNSGVEVTSYDSKTGEKLKSRKVSAPFITSETECVLVAPYLACLKGDNSLAMLFLVHLFDTKIEPQMITINTIFGAGTQGPYQLESILGEEAVVSIAADNNQRKRILVVGETSVPIQRDIAGDTTLYITSIDNQKVLLESTYKNGITEVVATDLLTFNPLPNITGTISHVSLLSPVIVASVCVRQTKGLTCRYLLCSQDHSIALLQHNKLVWAREEALAKIVAVEIIELPMSDRDQAIETEFDQKESIDVDISWDVLSMMLRRIISQFNQARAFIQSMLDLVPQQSNQRTDLVRDKFNLHKMIVAVTSAGKIFGIETRKGEIIWQLKITNIRGFNKISDTMVLYVQRGSRHFPYPPQCALLAEDKVSGEGIIYTFNPITGQPLDGLIKLGYRIKQSMLLHVTTDDFLRGILILDARDKIHVYPESATTIAASLGKSTYIFTADQTTGLLSGFSLSYSTSQELIAHKVWELLLSPKNQKIIQVISKNPIERVHSQGRVLSDRSVLYKYINPNLVAVVSEGVGNTHKNTLNLYLLDVVSGAMIFSIVHKRVRGPFHIVHSENWLIYSYFNEKSRRTEIATLELYEGKIQSNTTVFSSLATTKLPIVERQAYIFPASIEYMRETITEKGITSKHIIVSLANGGIIELPWMMVDPRRPINPEMREEGVIPYMPEIPIHMDTIINYNQSIFRVLGIHTSPSGLESTCLVFVYGLDIFYTRVAPSKTFDVLKEDFDYYLIVIVLAALLISSYVTKKLASQKAQKQAWK
- the LOC122627020 gene encoding ER membrane protein complex subunit 1 isoform X3; its protein translation is MASFAWTFRGNISRFLTDVQILQYLIVFISLFNLSLCLYEDQVGKFDWKQNYVGKIKFASFDTISTAKKIIVATEENVIAALNLKTGQILWRRVLEKGYAGRIRTLGGVGDGDLISVSGGVPALVRAWDLATGHILNEWPIAEQNSDRIEEVKWHIKDGTLHHILPIYNSGVEVTSYDSKTGEKLKSRKVSAPFITSETECVLVAPYLACLKGDNSLAMLFLVHLFDTKIEPQMITINTIFGAGTQGPYQLESILGEEAVVSIAADNNQRKRILVVGETSVPIQRDIAGDTTLYITSIDNQKVLLESTYKNGITEVVATDLLTFNPLPNITGTISHVSLLSPVIVASVCVRQTKGLTCRYLLCSQDHSIALLQHNKLVWAREEALAKIVAVEIIELPMSDRDQAIETEFDQKESIDVDISWDVLSMMLRRIISQFNQARAFIQSMLDLVPQQSNQRTDLVRDKFNLHKMIVAVTSAGKIFGIETRKGEIIWQLKITNIRGFNKISDTMVLYVQRGSRHFPYPPQCALLAEDKVSGEGIIYTFNPITGQPLDGLIKLGYRIKQSMLLHVTTDDFLRGILILDARDKIHVYPESATTIAASLGKSTYIFTADQTTGLLSGFSLSYSTSQELIAHKVWELLLSPKNQKIIQVISKNPIERVHSQGRVLSDRSVLYKYINPNLVAVVSEGVGNTHKNTLNLYLLDVVSGAMIFSIVHKRVRGPFHIVHSENWLIYSYFNEKSRRTEIATLELYEGKIQSNTTVFSSLATTKLPIVERQAYIFPASIEYMRETITEKGITSKHIIVSLANGGIIELPWMMVDPRRPINPEMREEGVIPYMPEIPIHMDTIINYNQSIFRVLGIHTSPSGLESTCLVFVYGLDIFYTRVAPSKTFDVLKEDFDYYLIVIVLAALLISSYVTKKLASQKAQKQAWK
- the LOC122627020 gene encoding ER membrane protein complex subunit 1 isoform X2, whose protein sequence is MASFAWTFRGNISRFLTDVQILQYLIVFISLFNLSLCLYEDQVGKFDWKQNYVGKIKFASFDTISTAKKIIVATEENVIAALNLKTGQILWRRVLEKGYAGRIRTLGGVGDGDLISVSGGVPALVRAWDLATGHILNEWPIAEQNSDRHDSTFRSFSTLGLYTANRIEEVKWHIKDGTLHHILPIYNSGVEVTSYDSKTGEKLKSRKVSAPFITSETECVLVAPYLACLKGDNSLAMLFLVHLFDTKIEPQMITINTIFGAGTQGPYQLESILGEEAVVSIAADNNQRKRILVVGETSVPIQRDIAGDTTLYITSIDNQKVLLESTYKNGITEVVATDLLTFNPLPNITGTISHVSLLSPVIVASVCVRQTKGLTCRYLLCSQDHSIALLQHNKLVWAREEALAKIVAVEIIELPMSDRDQAIETEFDQKERDVLSMMLRRIISQFNQARAFIQSMLDLVPQQSNQRTDLVRDKFNLHKMIVAVTSAGKIFGIETRKGEIIWQLKITNIRGFNKISDTMVLYVQRGSRHFPYPPQCALLAEDKVSGEGIIYTFNPITGQPLDGLIKLGYRIKQSMLLHVTTDDFLRGILILDARDKIHVYPESATTIAASLGKSTYIFTADQTTGLLSGFSLSYSTSQELIAHKVWELLLSPKNQKIIQVISKNPIERVHSQGRVLSDRSVLYKYINPNLVAVVSEGVGNTHKNTLNLYLLDVVSGAMIFSIVHKRVRGPFHIVHSENWLIYSYFNEKSRRTEIATLELYEGKIQSNTTVFSSLATTKLPIVERQAYIFPASIEYMRETITEKGITSKHIIVSLANGGIIELPWMMVDPRRPINPEMREEGVIPYMPEIPIHMDTIINYNQSIFRVLGIHTSPSGLESTCLVFVYGLDIFYTRVAPSKTFDVLKEDFDYYLIVIVLAALLISSYVTKKLASQKAQKQAWK